A single genomic interval of Granulicella tundricola MP5ACTX9 harbors:
- a CDS encoding coproporphyrinogen-III oxidase family protein codes for MGSEITVECAPGQMSSATLDAFLAAGMNRVSFGVQSFVDRESAAVGRTHTRVECLGEIQRFMAAGVSRLGIDLICGLPGQTLDSWRESVQVAVGSGVEHVSVYMLEVDEDSRLGREKIAGGGRYGAGELPDEDAVADWYAMGAEWLEAAGVRQYEISNFARVGGESAHNLKYWRREEYLGFGLDAHSMLRDGLGGVRWANADSMGEYMGAGLPGEGFARTVDRVGVDEGFEETLFLGLREVRGVDLRAVEREFGRVVELDDVVEAGLVVRDGTWVRLSERGRMVSNEVFERLLVVGV; via the coding sequence GTGGGGAGTGAGATTACGGTGGAGTGTGCTCCGGGGCAGATGTCTTCGGCTACGCTGGACGCTTTTTTAGCGGCTGGGATGAATCGGGTTAGTTTTGGGGTGCAGAGCTTTGTGGATCGGGAGAGTGCGGCTGTGGGGCGGACGCATACTCGGGTGGAGTGTCTGGGGGAGATTCAGCGGTTTATGGCGGCTGGGGTTTCTCGGCTGGGGATTGATTTGATTTGTGGGTTGCCGGGGCAGACGCTGGATTCCTGGCGGGAGTCGGTTCAGGTGGCGGTGGGGTCGGGGGTGGAGCATGTGAGCGTTTATATGCTGGAGGTGGATGAGGATTCGCGGCTGGGGCGGGAAAAGATTGCCGGTGGGGGGCGTTATGGGGCGGGGGAGCTACCGGATGAGGACGCTGTTGCGGACTGGTATGCGATGGGGGCGGAGTGGCTTGAGGCCGCGGGCGTTCGGCAGTATGAGATTTCCAATTTTGCTCGGGTGGGTGGGGAGTCTGCGCATAATTTGAAGTACTGGCGGCGGGAGGAGTATCTGGGGTTTGGGCTGGATGCGCACTCGATGCTGCGGGATGGGTTGGGTGGGGTTCGGTGGGCCAATGCGGATTCGATGGGGGAGTACATGGGGGCGGGGCTGCCGGGAGAGGGGTTTGCGCGGACGGTCGATCGGGTAGGGGTGGATGAGGGGTTTGAGGAGACGCTTTTCTTAGGGCTGCGGGAGGTAAGGGGGGTGGATTTGCGGGCGGTGGAACGGGAGTTTGGGCGGGTGGTGGAGTTGGATGATGTTGTGGAGGCGGGGTTGGTGGTGCGGGATGGGACGTGGGTGAGGTTGAGTGAGCGGGGGCGGATGGTTTCGAATGAGGTCTTTGAGAGGTTGTTGGTGGTTGGGGTTTGA
- a CDS encoding threonine aldolase family protein has translation MIDLRSDTVTRPTVAMRRAMSEAEVGDDVYGEDPTINRLEVRAAEVFGREAAIFVPTGTMGNQIAIRMHTQHGQEVICEARSHVLDWEMAMMASFAGCQARTVAAERGILTWGLLKAAIAPTIYYRAKTGLICLENSHNMAGGTVTPLGVLEEIWAGAKKAGLPVHLDGARVFNAAAALGVGVAELTKGFDTVMFCLSKGLGAPVGSMLVGSKDAIAEARSVRKALGGGMRQAGVLAAAGLIALEEMPKRLHEDHANARVLAEAVAGVEGVEIDLEAVQTNIVIFHLKDGGDAAAYVAALKERGVAASAIGPHAVRFVTHYDVSREDCVTAAGVAVEVLAGVGAAV, from the coding sequence ATGATTGATTTGCGGAGTGATACGGTTACGCGGCCTACGGTGGCTATGCGTCGGGCGATGAGTGAGGCTGAGGTTGGGGATGATGTTTATGGGGAAGATCCTACGATCAATCGGCTTGAGGTGCGGGCGGCCGAGGTTTTTGGGCGGGAGGCGGCGATTTTTGTGCCGACCGGAACGATGGGGAATCAGATTGCGATTCGGATGCATACGCAGCATGGGCAGGAGGTGATCTGCGAGGCGCGGAGCCATGTGCTGGATTGGGAGATGGCGATGATGGCGTCGTTTGCAGGGTGCCAGGCTCGGACGGTGGCGGCGGAGCGGGGGATTCTGACGTGGGGGCTGCTGAAGGCGGCGATTGCGCCTACGATTTATTACCGGGCTAAGACGGGGCTGATCTGTCTGGAGAACTCGCACAATATGGCGGGGGGGACGGTGACTCCGCTGGGGGTGCTCGAAGAGATTTGGGCGGGGGCGAAGAAGGCTGGGTTGCCGGTGCATCTGGATGGGGCTCGGGTGTTCAATGCTGCTGCGGCGCTGGGGGTTGGCGTTGCGGAGTTGACGAAGGGCTTTGACACGGTGATGTTTTGTTTGTCGAAGGGCTTAGGGGCTCCGGTGGGGTCGATGTTGGTGGGGAGCAAGGATGCGATTGCGGAGGCTCGGTCGGTGCGGAAGGCGCTGGGCGGCGGGATGCGGCAGGCTGGGGTGCTGGCGGCTGCGGGGCTGATTGCGCTGGAGGAGATGCCGAAGAGATTGCATGAGGATCATGCGAACGCTCGGGTGCTGGCGGAGGCTGTGGCGGGGGTTGAAGGGGTGGAGATCGACCTGGAGGCTGTGCAGACGAATATTGTTATCTTCCACCTTAAGGATGGTGGGGATGCTGCTGCTTATGTGGCGGCTTTGAAGGAACGGGGGGTGGCGGCTAGTGCGATTGGGCCTCATGCAGTGAGATTTGTGACGCACTATGACGTGTCGCGGGAGGATTGTGTGACGGCTGCCGGGGTTGCGGTGGAGGTGCTGGCTGGGGTGGGGGCTGCCGTCTAG
- a CDS encoding ATP-binding protein: MNSARFDNILRQVLIVPIFAVLLGAAGLYWQIHDANRTVGFIQAADDRITHTLFVERLILDQETGLRGYQTTNDDQFLDPYYTADKQLDLAFFKLSNFYAIGTPQRTLADHFITTHNAWEQGFAVPLIATMRAGGHTNDPDLNVQGKHEMDAVRLDAAALTRADQASRDAAISHWKTQVRHMETALGLSAVFVGLIIGLYTRVLIHDISEAFKRSNHILRKRAEEAFRAEQRLRTTLASIGDGVITCDPTGLIQTINPVAQELTGWAEAEAHNQPLEHVFRIINETTREPVENPVTKVGRLKTVVGLANHTLLIRKDGTEICIDDSGAPIRDKQGELIGIVLVFRDVTISRKSQAALLANEKLAVAGRLAATIAHEIHNPLDSVSNLLFLMDGESTPAESAAFLQLAKQEVSRVTQISRAMLSLYRESRAPVPIDLKELLESILLLMNGRLANLQVTVTPDLPANLIVQGFPAELRQVFTNLISNAAEAASPSGHVHLTAEPEPAYPTPDSLRTQDGVLITVEDDGPGIDAETRARLFQPFFTTKGEQGTGLGLWVSRGILTKHGATINLASSTDSDDHGTTVTVFLATNPTIQVGGD, from the coding sequence GTGAACTCAGCTAGATTCGACAATATCCTCCGCCAGGTCCTCATTGTTCCCATCTTTGCCGTCCTCTTGGGGGCTGCAGGACTCTACTGGCAGATTCACGATGCCAACCGCACCGTTGGATTCATCCAGGCAGCAGATGACAGAATTACCCACACCCTCTTCGTCGAGCGACTCATCCTCGATCAGGAGACGGGGCTGCGCGGCTACCAGACGACCAACGACGATCAGTTTCTCGATCCCTACTACACCGCCGACAAACAACTCGATCTCGCATTCTTCAAACTCTCCAACTTCTATGCAATCGGCACGCCGCAGCGCACCCTCGCAGACCACTTCATCACCACGCACAACGCCTGGGAACAAGGCTTCGCAGTCCCCCTCATCGCGACCATGCGCGCCGGAGGCCACACCAACGACCCCGACCTCAACGTTCAGGGCAAACATGAGATGGACGCCGTCCGTCTTGATGCCGCGGCCCTCACCCGCGCCGACCAGGCCAGCCGCGACGCCGCCATCTCCCACTGGAAGACTCAGGTCCGCCACATGGAGACCGCCCTGGGCCTCTCCGCAGTCTTCGTCGGCCTCATCATCGGCCTCTACACCCGAGTCCTCATCCATGACATCTCGGAAGCCTTCAAACGCTCCAACCACATCCTCCGCAAACGCGCTGAAGAGGCCTTCCGAGCCGAACAGCGCCTTCGCACCACCCTCGCCAGCATCGGTGACGGCGTCATCACCTGTGACCCCACCGGGCTCATCCAGACCATCAACCCCGTAGCTCAGGAGCTCACCGGCTGGGCAGAAGCAGAGGCCCACAACCAGCCGCTCGAACACGTCTTCCGCATCATCAACGAGACCACCCGGGAACCGGTAGAAAATCCCGTCACCAAGGTCGGCCGCCTCAAGACTGTAGTTGGCCTGGCCAACCACACCCTCCTCATCCGTAAGGACGGCACGGAGATCTGCATCGACGATAGCGGCGCGCCCATCCGAGACAAGCAAGGCGAACTCATCGGCATCGTCCTCGTCTTCCGCGACGTCACCATCTCCCGCAAATCCCAGGCCGCCCTCCTCGCCAACGAGAAACTAGCCGTAGCCGGCCGCCTCGCAGCCACCATCGCGCATGAGATCCACAACCCCCTCGACTCCGTCTCCAACCTCCTCTTCCTCATGGATGGCGAGTCCACCCCCGCCGAAAGCGCCGCCTTCCTCCAACTCGCCAAGCAAGAGGTCTCCCGAGTCACTCAGATCAGCCGCGCCATGCTCAGCCTCTACCGCGAGTCCCGCGCACCCGTCCCCATCGACCTCAAAGAGCTCCTCGAGTCCATCCTCCTGCTCATGAACGGTCGCCTCGCCAACCTCCAGGTCACCGTCACCCCGGACCTGCCCGCCAATCTCATCGTCCAGGGCTTCCCCGCCGAGCTCCGCCAGGTCTTCACCAACCTCATCTCTAACGCAGCAGAAGCCGCCTCCCCCAGCGGCCACGTCCACCTCACCGCAGAACCCGAGCCCGCCTACCCCACACCTGATAGCCTCCGCACCCAGGACGGCGTCCTCATCACCGTAGAAGACGACGGCCCCGGCATCGACGCAGAAACCCGAGCCCGCCTCTTCCAGCCCTTCTTCACCACCAAGGGCGAGCAAGGCACCGGCCTCGGCCTCTGGGTCAGCCGCGGCATCCTCACCAAGCACGGAGCCACCATCAACCTGGCAAGCAGCACCGACTCCGACGACCACGGCACCACCGTCACCGTCTTCCTCGCCACCAATCCCACCATCCAGGTAGGCGGCGACTAG
- a CDS encoding response regulator, translated as MPAGEHLILCVDDEMVGLEVRRILLERAGYRVLTAGDGSKGLELFASEPVEAVVLDYAMPGMNGAEVARSMRITKPNIPILMLSAYTVLPAEVTRIVDLAMTKGEGAPALLEKLGSLLPASAS; from the coding sequence ATGCCTGCAGGCGAACACCTGATCCTTTGTGTAGATGACGAGATGGTTGGTCTTGAGGTGCGTCGCATCCTCCTTGAGCGCGCCGGATATCGCGTCCTCACCGCTGGTGACGGGAGCAAAGGTCTTGAGCTTTTCGCCAGTGAGCCCGTGGAAGCCGTCGTCCTGGACTACGCCATGCCCGGCATGAACGGTGCTGAAGTCGCCCGTTCCATGCGCATCACAAAACCCAATATCCCCATCCTCATGCTCTCCGCTTACACCGTCCTGCCCGCCGAGGTGACCAGAATCGTCGACCTCGCGATGACAAAAGGCGAAGGCGCACCAGCTTTACTGGAAAAGCTTGGCAGTCTTCTGCCGGCGTCTGCATCTTAG
- a CDS encoding winged helix-turn-helix domain-containing protein, with product MSQTIFVLEDDADISRLVQYHLESAGFTVRPYAAIQQIVSDAERQPPSLFLLDIMVPGGDGLDLCRRLRLNPTLSVVPIIFLTARAAENDRVQGLELGADDYITKPFATRELVARVKAVLRRFERPTTPSILKFEQIEIDAGAMQLRVKGELVTTTATEFRLLDYLARHPGRVFSRDHLLDAVWGDARFVTPRSVDVYVRRIREKIEEDAETPRYLKTMRGAGYRFEIPKVLPA from the coding sequence TTGAGTCAGACGATTTTCGTGCTGGAAGATGACGCGGACATCTCCCGCCTGGTGCAGTACCACCTTGAGAGTGCCGGTTTCACGGTTCGGCCCTATGCTGCGATCCAGCAGATCGTCTCTGACGCTGAGCGGCAGCCGCCGTCTCTGTTCTTGCTCGACATTATGGTTCCGGGCGGCGATGGGCTGGACTTGTGCCGCCGGTTGCGGCTGAATCCGACATTGAGCGTGGTGCCGATTATCTTTTTGACCGCACGGGCGGCTGAGAACGACCGGGTGCAGGGGCTGGAACTGGGGGCGGACGACTACATCACCAAGCCGTTTGCGACGCGGGAGTTGGTGGCTCGGGTGAAGGCGGTGCTGCGGCGCTTCGAGCGTCCTACGACGCCCTCTATTTTGAAGTTCGAGCAGATCGAGATCGACGCCGGTGCGATGCAGCTCCGGGTCAAGGGTGAATTGGTCACGACGACCGCGACGGAGTTCCGGCTGCTGGATTACCTGGCTCGGCATCCTGGACGGGTGTTCAGCCGGGATCACCTCCTGGATGCTGTCTGGGGCGATGCACGGTTTGTGACGCCGCGGTCTGTGGATGTGTATGTCCGGCGGATTCGGGAGAAGATTGAAGAGGATGCTGAGACGCCGCGCTACTTGAAGACCATGCGCGGTGCCGGCTATCGGTTTGAGATTCCGAAGGTTCTGCCGGCTTAA
- a CDS encoding sensor histidine kinase codes for MVFAIVTAFPDLPAVAVGGILLVWAALMALWTAHSLQRILGPMQASANSMIEGEQKPLTTGFRDFDGLAQALSTASKRVQGSLETAAESRRQLEALLDSMQDAVVAVDAAGRIQWTNERMQKMMLLPGGYFTGAVRVGHALVQTVRDPDVLECVRVALEDTAVAVRRSTSLVPGRIYEVNASPMPGGGAVAVLHDVTRIEEVERTQKDFVANVSHELRTPLTSITGYVETLLDHEAGISPQGREFLGTILKNATRMNRLTEDLLVMARVEAATVELSPAPVPADLLVREAVAGMKGLVQENEGVLEIGTITDCQVFADHDAVMQVLSNLIENAIKYGQPKAGGGTRVVISAREVAAPYDAVEFSVRDFGQGIASEHLNRIFERFYRVDKTRSRESGGTGLGLSIVRHMVQAQGGTIRAESELGEGSCFLFTLPKALYPVH; via the coding sequence GTGGTGTTTGCCATTGTGACGGCGTTTCCTGATCTGCCGGCCGTGGCGGTGGGTGGAATCCTGTTGGTGTGGGCTGCGCTGATGGCGCTCTGGACGGCTCATTCCTTGCAGCGAATCCTGGGGCCGATGCAGGCTTCTGCCAACTCGATGATTGAGGGTGAGCAGAAGCCGCTGACTACGGGGTTCCGGGATTTTGATGGGCTTGCGCAGGCGCTTTCTACGGCTTCAAAGCGGGTGCAGGGATCGCTGGAGACTGCTGCGGAGAGCCGGCGGCAGCTCGAGGCGTTGCTGGATTCCATGCAGGATGCCGTGGTGGCGGTGGACGCAGCTGGGCGAATCCAGTGGACGAACGAGCGGATGCAGAAGATGATGCTGCTGCCGGGCGGATACTTTACGGGTGCGGTGAGGGTGGGACATGCGCTGGTGCAGACGGTGAGGGACCCGGATGTGCTGGAGTGCGTGCGGGTGGCGCTGGAGGATACGGCGGTTGCGGTGAGGCGCTCGACGTCACTGGTGCCGGGGCGGATCTACGAGGTGAACGCTTCACCGATGCCGGGGGGCGGTGCGGTGGCGGTGCTGCATGATGTGACGCGGATTGAAGAGGTGGAGCGGACGCAGAAGGACTTTGTGGCTAATGTATCGCATGAGCTGCGGACGCCTTTGACCTCCATCACCGGGTATGTGGAGACGCTGCTGGATCATGAGGCGGGGATTTCGCCGCAGGGGCGGGAGTTCCTGGGGACGATCCTGAAGAATGCTACGCGGATGAATCGACTGACCGAGGATCTGCTGGTGATGGCCAGGGTGGAGGCGGCGACGGTGGAGTTAAGCCCGGCTCCGGTGCCTGCGGATCTGCTGGTGCGGGAGGCTGTCGCAGGGATGAAGGGGCTGGTGCAGGAGAACGAAGGGGTGCTGGAGATTGGAACGATTACGGACTGCCAGGTGTTTGCGGACCATGATGCGGTGATGCAGGTGTTGAGCAACCTGATTGAGAATGCGATCAAGTATGGGCAGCCGAAGGCGGGTGGCGGGACTAGGGTGGTGATCAGCGCGCGGGAGGTGGCGGCGCCTTACGATGCGGTGGAGTTCAGTGTGAGGGACTTTGGACAGGGGATTGCATCTGAGCATCTTAATCGTATCTTTGAGCGGTTCTACCGGGTGGATAAGACCCGGTCGCGTGAGTCTGGAGGGACTGGGTTGGGACTATCGATCGTGCGGCACATGGTACAGGCGCAGGGCGGGACGATTCGGGCGGAGAGTGAGTTGGGCGAAGGAAGCTGCTTTTTGTTCACGTTACCGAAGGCTCTTTATCCTGTGCACTAA
- the pstS gene encoding phosphate ABC transporter substrate-binding protein PstS — MKLKIVATGLLAMSAAMACAQNINGAGATFPYPIYSKWFTEYNQLHPEVKINYQSIGSGGGIRQVTEGTVDFGASDAVMTDQQIAEAKVKVMAIPTVLGAVVPVYSLPGVNQEIKFSQDAIAGIYLGKITKWNDPYIAKENPGVNLPDKQILPVYRSDGSGTTYIFTDYLAKISPEWLQKVGRAASVKWPVGIGQKGNEGVAGMVRQLPYSFGYVELIYAETNHMQFGLVRNAAGKFVKASTSGVTAAAAANAKNIPADYRVSITNAPGADSYPISSFTWLLIPVQSKDAAKGKALQGFLNWMLEKGEGEAAAMTYAPLPKAVADRVHQTIMSVK, encoded by the coding sequence TTGAAACTGAAGATTGTGGCAACTGGTCTGCTGGCGATGAGCGCGGCGATGGCGTGTGCGCAGAATATCAATGGGGCGGGCGCTACGTTTCCGTATCCGATTTACTCCAAGTGGTTCACGGAGTACAACCAGCTTCATCCCGAGGTGAAGATCAACTATCAGTCGATCGGGTCCGGCGGCGGTATCCGCCAGGTTACCGAAGGGACTGTGGACTTTGGCGCGAGCGACGCTGTGATGACGGACCAGCAGATCGCCGAGGCGAAGGTCAAGGTGATGGCGATTCCGACCGTGCTGGGCGCGGTGGTGCCGGTGTATAGCCTGCCGGGCGTGAACCAGGAGATCAAGTTCTCGCAGGATGCGATTGCGGGGATCTACCTGGGCAAGATTACGAAGTGGAACGATCCGTATATCGCCAAGGAGAACCCGGGCGTCAATCTTCCGGACAAGCAGATTCTGCCGGTTTATCGCTCGGATGGAAGCGGTACGACTTATATCTTTACGGACTATCTTGCGAAGATCAGCCCGGAGTGGTTGCAAAAGGTTGGCCGTGCGGCGAGCGTGAAGTGGCCGGTTGGGATTGGGCAGAAGGGCAATGAGGGCGTCGCCGGTATGGTGCGTCAGCTTCCTTACTCGTTCGGTTATGTCGAGTTGATCTATGCCGAGACGAATCACATGCAGTTCGGTCTGGTGCGGAACGCGGCGGGCAAGTTTGTGAAGGCTTCGACGTCTGGCGTGACGGCTGCGGCGGCTGCGAATGCGAAGAACATTCCTGCTGACTACCGGGTTTCGATCACGAATGCACCGGGCGCGGACTCTTATCCGATCTCCAGCTTTACGTGGCTGTTGATTCCTGTGCAGTCCAAGGATGCGGCTAAAGGCAAGGCTCTGCAGGGTTTCCTGAACTGGATGCTCGAAAAGGGCGAAGGCGAGGCTGCGGCCATGACGTACGCTCCGCTGCCGAAGGCTGTTGCGGATCGCGTGCATCAGACGATTATGTCGGTCAAGTAA
- the pstC gene encoding phosphate ABC transporter permease subunit PstC: MTDDPLNTMTSISKAPAVTNFVAAAEPIPPDQNGPPSVVREYLRTRGSGRVADSAFSAAMLICACSIFAIVIFIASILILRSKLSLAQFGFKFFSSQDWDPVSGSFGALPFIFGTLATSFLALLIAVPLALGVAVFITELCPKALRAPISFLTELLAAIPSVVYGLWAVFVLVPLVRDNIGPVLLKYLGWTGFFEGPNFGVGLLTAGIILSIMILPIISSLTRDIMLSVPNHQREAMLALGATRWEMIRTGVLRNARIGIVGAVILGLGRALGETMAVTMVIGNHPVISKSLFAPGYTLASVIANEFAEASGDLYLSALIEIGLALFLVTIVVNALARLLVWAVTRGAPGRAA; the protein is encoded by the coding sequence ATGACAGACGATCCTTTGAACACTATGACCTCCATCTCGAAGGCTCCTGCGGTCACGAATTTTGTTGCCGCTGCCGAGCCGATACCGCCGGATCAGAATGGTCCTCCCTCCGTAGTTCGCGAATACCTGAGAACGCGCGGCAGCGGTCGAGTGGCGGATAGCGCTTTCTCCGCGGCGATGCTGATTTGCGCGTGCAGCATCTTTGCAATCGTGATTTTTATCGCTTCGATCCTGATTCTGCGGTCGAAGCTGAGCCTGGCGCAGTTCGGGTTCAAGTTCTTTTCGAGCCAGGATTGGGACCCGGTGAGCGGGTCGTTTGGAGCGCTGCCGTTTATCTTTGGGACGCTGGCGACCTCTTTTCTGGCGCTGCTGATTGCGGTGCCCCTGGCGCTGGGCGTGGCGGTATTTATTACGGAGCTTTGCCCGAAGGCGCTGCGGGCTCCCATCTCGTTTCTGACTGAGTTGCTGGCGGCGATTCCGAGCGTGGTTTATGGGCTCTGGGCAGTGTTTGTGCTGGTGCCTCTGGTGCGCGACAACATTGGGCCGGTGCTGCTGAAGTACCTGGGGTGGACGGGCTTCTTTGAAGGGCCGAACTTTGGGGTTGGGCTGCTGACGGCTGGGATCATTCTGTCGATCATGATTCTGCCGATTATTTCTTCGCTGACGCGGGACATCATGCTCTCTGTGCCGAACCATCAGAGGGAGGCGATGCTGGCGCTGGGGGCTACTCGGTGGGAGATGATCCGGACGGGCGTGCTGCGGAATGCGCGGATCGGGATTGTGGGTGCGGTGATTCTTGGGCTGGGGCGTGCGCTGGGCGAGACGATGGCGGTGACGATGGTGATCGGGAACCACCCGGTCATTTCGAAGAGCCTGTTTGCGCCGGGCTATACGCTGGCGAGCGTCATTGCGAATGAGTTTGCCGAGGCTTCCGGCGATCTTTATTTGAGTGCGCTGATCGAGATTGGGCTGGCGCTGTTCCTGGTGACGATTGTGGTGAATGCGCTGGCTCGTCTGCTGGTTTGGGCGGTGACGCGCGGCGCACCGGGAAGGGCGGCCTAA
- the pstA gene encoding phosphate ABC transporter permease PstA, which yields MNFQSRGMRINNARRTFTNHLVTGLAVLATVMVIAPLVAILIYLFYKGFSSLNVAFFTKIPAPVGNPGGGMANSIVGSGIVLFLSSLMGIPIGIAAGVYLAEFGRGGWLATAVRFTADVLNGVPSIVMGIAVYSLIVMQQKHFSAFAGGVALAIMMVPTITRTTEEMLATVPHAVREAALGLGVPKWRTTFSVALRTASPGIITGCMLAFSRVAGETAPLLFTAFGNQFWSMKLNEPIAALPLQIYVYAISPYDEWHRLAWAGSLVLIVMIMVSVTLVRVFANRGALKGGS from the coding sequence ATGAACTTTCAATCGCGCGGGATGCGGATCAATAACGCGCGGCGGACGTTTACGAATCACCTGGTGACGGGGCTGGCTGTGCTGGCGACGGTGATGGTGATCGCGCCGCTGGTGGCGATTCTGATCTACCTGTTCTACAAGGGGTTCAGCTCATTGAATGTGGCCTTCTTTACGAAGATTCCTGCACCGGTGGGGAATCCGGGCGGCGGGATGGCGAACTCGATCGTCGGATCCGGGATTGTGCTGTTTCTATCGAGCCTGATGGGGATTCCGATTGGGATTGCTGCCGGCGTCTACCTGGCGGAGTTTGGCCGGGGTGGATGGCTGGCGACTGCGGTGCGGTTTACGGCGGATGTGCTGAATGGCGTGCCCTCGATTGTGATGGGCATTGCGGTTTACTCGCTGATCGTGATGCAGCAGAAACACTTCTCGGCATTTGCGGGTGGAGTGGCGCTGGCGATCATGATGGTGCCTACGATTACTCGGACGACTGAGGAGATGCTGGCGACGGTGCCTCATGCGGTGCGCGAAGCTGCCCTGGGGCTGGGCGTGCCGAAGTGGCGGACTACGTTCTCCGTGGCGCTGCGGACGGCTTCACCGGGGATCATTACCGGGTGCATGCTGGCTTTCTCGCGTGTGGCGGGAGAGACGGCTCCGCTGCTGTTTACGGCGTTCGGCAACCAGTTCTGGAGTATGAAGCTGAATGAGCCGATTGCGGCTCTGCCGTTGCAGATTTATGTGTATGCGATCTCGCCGTATGACGAATGGCATCGTCTGGCGTGGGCGGGTTCGCTGGTGCTGATTGTGATGATTATGGTTTCAGTGACGCTGGTCCGCGTGTTTGCCAACCGCGGCGCGCTCAAAGGGGGAAGTTAG
- the pstB gene encoding phosphate ABC transporter ATP-binding protein PstB, with protein sequence MGVGIQVENLNAWYGTTHTLQDINLHIPANHATALIGPSGCGKSTFVRCLNRMHETNPIARATGTVKMGDVDIYSQASPVEIRRRVGMVFQRPNPFPTMSIYDNVASGLKLNGFRNKKVLDEVVERSLKQSALWDEVKDDLKKKSGASLSGGQQQRMCIARALAVDPEVLLMDEPASALDPVSTSKIEDLIFQLKSQYTIVIVTHNMQQAARVAENTGFFLNGKMVEFAPTHKIFTNPSDKRTEDYITGRFG encoded by the coding sequence GTGGGAGTCGGGATACAAGTTGAGAATCTGAACGCCTGGTACGGTACGACGCATACGCTGCAGGACATCAACCTGCACATTCCGGCGAACCATGCGACGGCGTTGATTGGGCCTTCTGGATGTGGCAAGTCTACCTTTGTGCGCTGCCTGAACCGGATGCATGAGACGAATCCGATTGCGCGTGCGACGGGTACGGTGAAGATGGGCGACGTGGATATCTATAGCCAGGCCTCGCCGGTGGAGATACGGCGGCGGGTGGGGATGGTGTTCCAGCGGCCGAATCCGTTTCCGACGATGTCGATCTACGACAACGTTGCGAGTGGACTGAAGCTGAATGGGTTCCGCAATAAGAAGGTTCTGGATGAGGTTGTGGAGCGTTCGCTCAAGCAGTCTGCGCTTTGGGACGAGGTCAAGGACGATCTGAAGAAGAAGTCCGGGGCGAGTTTGTCTGGCGGTCAGCAGCAGAGAATGTGTATTGCTCGCGCCTTGGCTGTCGATCCTGAGGTTCTGCTGATGGACGAGCCGGCATCGGCGCTCGATCCGGTTTCGACTTCGAAGATCGAGGACCTTATCTTTCAGTTGAAGAGCCAGTACACGATCGTGATTGTGACGCACAACATGCAGCAGGCGGCACGTGTGGCGGAGAACACGGGATTCTTCCTGAACGGGAAGATGGTGGAGTTCGCCCCGACGCACAAGATCTTTACCAATCCGAGCGACAAGCGCACGGAGGACTACATCACGGGGAGGTTTGGCTGA
- the phoU gene encoding phosphate signaling complex protein PhoU, with amino-acid sequence MRIKFQQNLDDLKEKLLTMAGLAEQAIQRSIEAYRTRDLTICELVFKAEPAINRLEREIDQMALDLLAMEQPMAVDLRFILSVIRINADLERVGDQAVNIAIRVKEMGAFANIDLPVDIPKLASLASAMVRKALQAFIEGDAELAQSVLQLDDQVDEMNDAAFYSLSSLIKERPELTPQSLNALIISRNLERVGDHATNIAEDVIFWVRGADVRHNSVGV; translated from the coding sequence ATGCGGATCAAATTTCAGCAGAATCTCGACGACCTGAAGGAAAAGCTGCTGACCATGGCGGGGCTGGCGGAGCAGGCGATTCAGCGCTCGATTGAGGCCTACCGGACGCGGGATCTGACGATCTGCGAGCTGGTGTTCAAGGCGGAGCCGGCGATCAATCGGCTGGAGCGCGAGATCGACCAGATGGCGCTGGACCTGTTGGCGATGGAGCAGCCGATGGCTGTGGATCTGCGCTTCATCCTTTCGGTCATCCGCATCAATGCGGACCTGGAACGGGTGGGGGATCAGGCGGTCAATATCGCGATCCGGGTGAAGGAGATGGGGGCGTTCGCCAACATCGATCTGCCGGTGGATATTCCGAAGCTGGCGTCACTGGCAAGTGCGATGGTGCGGAAGGCGCTGCAGGCGTTTATTGAAGGTGATGCGGAGTTGGCGCAGTCTGTGCTGCAGTTGGACGATCAGGTGGATGAGATGAACGATGCGGCTTTCTACTCGTTGAGTTCTCTGATCAAGGAACGGCCGGAGCTTACACCGCAGTCGCTGAATGCGCTGATTATTTCGCGGAACCTTGAGCGGGTGGGGGATCATGCTACGAATATCGCGGAGGATGTGATCTTCTGGGTGCGTGGCGCGGATGTTCGGCACAACAGTGTTGGGGTTTAG